Proteins encoded in a region of the Glycine soja cultivar W05 unplaced genomic scaffold, ASM419377v2 Super-Scaffold_78, whole genome shotgun sequence genome:
- the LOC114404080 gene encoding peroxidase 25-like, with protein sequence MGHTWLGSLVIFMTISAVQAQLKTGFYSSSCPNAEATVRSTVESYFNKDPTIAPGLLRLHFHDCFVEGCDGSVLISGSSAERNALANTGLRGFEVIEDAKSQLEAKCPGVVSCADILALAARDAVDLSDGPSWSVPTGRRDGRVSLSSQASNLPSPLDSISVQRKKFADKGMDDHDLVTLVGAHTIGQTECRFFSYRLYNFTTTGNSDPTIDQNFLGQLKTLCPNIGDGLRRVSLDKDSPAKFDVSFFKNVRDGNAVLESDQRLWGDSNTQSIVQSYAGNIRGLLGIRFDYEFRKAMVKLGGVEVKTGSQGEIRKVCSKVNRY encoded by the exons ATGGGACACACATGGTTGGGTTCATTAGTGATTTTTATGACAATTTCGGCCGTACAAGCCCAACTCAAAACTGGGTTTTACTCCTCTTCGTGCCCAAACGCAGAAGCCACAGTTCGATCCACTGTTGAATCCTACTTCAATAAAGATCCTACAATTGCTCCTGGCCTGCTCCGACTTCATTTCCATGATTGCTTTGTCGAG GGCTGCGATGGTTCAGTTTTGATTTCAGGCTCTTCTGCGGAGAGGAATGCGTTGGCAAACACTGGTCTAAGAGGTTTTGAAGTGATTGAGGATGCAAAATCACAACTTGAGGCCAAATGTCCAGGTGTTGTTTCTTGCGCCGACATCCTGGCATTGGCAGCACGTGATGCTGTGGACTTG AGTGATGGTCCAAGTTGGTCAGTACCTACTGGAAGAAGAGATGGGAGGGTTTCTTTATCCTCTCAGGCCTCAAACTTGCCTTCTCCACTTGACTCTATTTCTGTCCAAAGGAAAAAATTTGCTGACAAAGGCATGGATGACCACGACCTTGTCACCTTAGTTG GGGCACACACCATAGGCCAAACAGAATGCAGATTCTTCAGTTACCGCTTATATAATTTCACCACCACTGGCAATTCAGATCCAACCATAGACCAAAACTTCTTAGGCCAACTTAAAACCCTGTGTCCCAATATAGGAGATGGCTTGAGAAGGGTATCTTTGGACAAAGATAGTCCAGCCAAATTTGATGTTAGTTTCTTCAAAAATGTACGTGATGGTAATGCGGTTCTAGAGTCAGACCAAAGGCTGTGGGGAGACTCTAATACACAAAGCATAGTGCAGAGTTACGCTGGGAATATAAGAGGGTTATTGGGGATTAGATTTGATTATGAATTTCGAAAGGCTATGGTTAAATTGGGTGGTGTAGAGGTAAAGACCGGTTCACAAGGAGAGATTAGAAAGGTGTGCTCAAAAGTTAATAGATATTAA